Proteins encoded in a region of the Rothia mucilaginosa genome:
- the tsaE gene encoding tRNA (adenosine(37)-N6)-threonylcarbamoyltransferase complex ATPase subunit type 1 TsaE, which translates to MSTEYISAALDLDVTGPDHTRRLALTLAQHLNAGDVLLLSGELGAGKTTFTRSLGEGLGVREGVISPTFVLSRVHPNLPDGPRPGGPDLVHVDAYRLSSAEELDDLDLEFSLPRSVTVIEWGRDKAEHLSDSRLELDFTRLTGADARFAYSGAEEFSWDDEDESDEDADTPEPRLLRVRAFGPRWEHAFDALKEALQSA; encoded by the coding sequence ATGAGCACTGAGTATATTTCTGCCGCCCTCGACCTGGATGTGACCGGCCCCGACCATACCCGCCGACTGGCGCTCACCCTGGCGCAGCACCTGAACGCCGGGGACGTACTGTTGCTCTCGGGCGAGCTCGGTGCGGGTAAGACCACGTTCACCCGCTCCCTGGGTGAAGGCCTGGGCGTGCGCGAAGGCGTTATCTCGCCGACTTTCGTGCTCTCGCGCGTGCATCCGAACCTGCCGGACGGCCCCCGCCCCGGCGGCCCCGACCTGGTGCACGTGGACGCCTACCGCCTCTCCAGCGCCGAAGAGCTCGACGACCTGGATCTGGAGTTCTCCCTGCCGCGCTCGGTGACCGTCATCGAGTGGGGCCGCGATAAGGCTGAGCACCTGAGTGATTCCCGCCTGGAGCTGGACTTCACCCGACTGACTGGCGCGGATGCGCGCTTCGCCTACTCGGGTGCCGAAGAGTTCAGCTGGGACGACGAAGACGAAAGCGACGAAGATGCGGACACCCCCGAACCTCGCCTGCTGCGGGTGCGCGCCTTCGGCCCCCGCTGGGAGCACGCTTTCGACGCTCTGAAAGAGGCCCTGCAGAGCGCCTAG
- the tsaB gene encoding tRNA (adenosine(37)-N6)-threonylcarbamoyltransferase complex dimerization subunit type 1 TsaB produces MLVLALDSSATASVALARVHGSEAGASFEILARYESEDTRSHAEVMGPYAQAALQDAGVRGEDLDAILTGTGPGPFTGLRAGIVTARALGFAWSVPVYGMMSLTALAERAVSGVVAGEAGAAAGEENAERAFASADLVEGAELLVLSDARRREVYSARYRVNAEGYSLVDGPNVCPASEILPGGAPSYAYGYGAGLYSETLEEHGWTIVESAHEVHPHAEYLVAAAARLGVENLSEDTSAQYLRDSDAKVPAAMLARQQKQAATQGSAAQTAAHETGQKES; encoded by the coding sequence GTGCTAGTACTTGCCCTTGATTCATCCGCCACCGCATCTGTGGCGCTCGCCCGTGTGCACGGCTCCGAAGCCGGTGCGTCCTTCGAAATCCTCGCCCGCTACGAGAGTGAAGATACCCGCTCCCACGCTGAGGTAATGGGGCCCTACGCGCAGGCTGCCCTGCAGGACGCTGGCGTGCGCGGCGAAGATTTGGATGCGATTCTGACCGGTACCGGCCCGGGACCTTTTACGGGTCTGCGTGCCGGTATCGTTACTGCGCGCGCTCTGGGTTTTGCCTGGTCGGTGCCGGTGTACGGCATGATGAGCCTGACCGCCCTGGCTGAGCGCGCTGTGTCTGGTGTGGTTGCCGGTGAAGCTGGTGCAGCTGCTGGTGAAGAGAACGCAGAACGAGCGTTCGCTTCTGCGGATCTTGTCGAAGGTGCTGAGCTGCTCGTGCTCTCCGATGCACGCCGCCGCGAAGTCTACTCCGCCCGCTACCGCGTGAACGCCGAAGGCTACAGCCTGGTGGACGGCCCGAACGTATGCCCCGCCTCCGAAATTCTGCCCGGTGGGGCTCCCTCCTACGCCTACGGCTACGGCGCCGGCCTGTACTCCGAAACCCTCGAAGAGCACGGCTGGACCATCGTCGAATCTGCCCACGAGGTTCACCCCCACGCCGAGTACCTGGTTGCCGCCGCGGCACGCCTGGGCGTAGAGAACCTGAGCGAGGACACCTCCGCCCAGTACCTGCGCGACTCGGATGCAAAGGTCCCCGCCGCAATGCTCGCCCGCCAGCAGAAACAGGCAGCTACTCAGGGTTCCGCCGCGCAGACTGCCGCGCATGAAACCGGGCAGAAGGAGAGCTAA
- the rimI gene encoding ribosomal protein S18-alanine N-acetyltransferase, whose protein sequence is MSATENIVRDDLALGARLRVAELADVQAMHRMETTLFPADAWHIDMFLEELTHPTRTYYMLELPAEGSEDNEGSWRAIGYCGTMVVADTADVQTIGVLPEYEGRGFGRAMLEQMHERAREQGAERILLEVRADNPRAQRLYERNGYRAIHVRRGYYDDGTDAIIMECTF, encoded by the coding sequence ATGAGCGCTACCGAAAATATCGTGCGAGATGACCTGGCACTGGGTGCCCGCCTGCGCGTTGCAGAACTTGCCGATGTGCAGGCAATGCACCGCATGGAAACCACCCTGTTCCCCGCCGACGCCTGGCACATCGACATGTTCCTCGAAGAGCTGACCCACCCGACCCGCACCTACTACATGCTCGAATTGCCTGCAGAAGGTTCGGAAGATAACGAGGGCAGCTGGCGCGCTATCGGCTACTGTGGAACCATGGTCGTAGCCGACACCGCCGATGTTCAAACCATTGGCGTGCTCCCCGAGTACGAGGGCCGCGGCTTCGGTCGCGCCATGCTCGAGCAGATGCACGAGCGTGCCCGCGAGCAGGGTGCCGAGCGCATCCTGCTGGAGGTGCGTGCCGACAACCCGCGAGCCCAGCGCCTCTACGAACGCAACGGCTACCGTGCGATTCACGTACGCCGCGGCTACTACGATGACGGAACCGACGCCATCATTATGGAATGCACGTTCTAA
- the tsaD gene encoding tRNA (adenosine(37)-N6)-threonylcarbamoyltransferase complex transferase subunit TsaD, with protein sequence MSTREPLVLGIESSCDETGIGIVRGAQLLSNTISSSMEEHVRFGGVIPEIASRAHLDAMIPALKAALAEADITLDQVDAIAVTAGPGLAGALMVGVSAAKALAIATGKPLYGINHLVAHVGVGLLEDNGTEDGSDLLANAGSGGLGALLVSGGHTEILQVRDITSDVRLLGATLDDAAGEAYDKVARLLGLDYPGGPAIDRAAADGNRNAFVFPRGLSNRKFMGTAEEPGAHRYDFSFSGLKTAVARVIESFEAAGEEVPVADIAASFQEAVVDVITKKAMLACREQGMKTLLLGGGVAANSRLRELLAARCASEGVRLIIPKFTLCTDNGAMVAALGARLVAAGREPSGVDFTTDSSLPVTTVCF encoded by the coding sequence ATGAGCACTCGCGAACCCCTCGTTCTGGGCATCGAATCCTCCTGCGATGAGACCGGTATCGGCATTGTGCGCGGTGCACAGCTGCTCAGCAACACCATCTCCTCCTCCATGGAAGAGCACGTGCGCTTTGGCGGCGTGATCCCCGAAATCGCCTCCCGCGCTCACCTGGACGCCATGATTCCCGCCCTCAAGGCGGCACTCGCCGAAGCAGACATCACCCTCGATCAGGTGGACGCTATCGCCGTCACCGCGGGCCCCGGCCTGGCTGGCGCGCTCATGGTCGGTGTCTCCGCAGCGAAGGCGCTCGCTATTGCCACCGGCAAGCCCCTCTACGGCATTAACCACCTGGTCGCCCACGTTGGTGTTGGTCTGCTTGAGGATAACGGCACCGAGGACGGCTCCGACCTGCTGGCGAATGCCGGTTCCGGTGGTCTGGGTGCGCTGCTGGTATCTGGCGGTCACACCGAAATTCTGCAGGTGCGCGACATTACCTCCGATGTGCGTCTGCTCGGCGCGACCCTCGACGACGCCGCAGGCGAGGCCTACGATAAGGTCGCTCGCCTGCTCGGCCTGGACTACCCTGGCGGCCCCGCGATTGACCGCGCCGCCGCTGATGGCAACCGCAACGCCTTCGTGTTCCCTCGCGGCCTGTCGAACCGCAAGTTCATGGGCACCGCCGAGGAGCCCGGCGCGCACCGCTACGATTTCTCCTTCTCGGGTCTGAAGACCGCCGTGGCGCGCGTGATTGAAAGTTTTGAAGCAGCCGGTGAAGAGGTCCCGGTTGCCGATATTGCCGCGTCCTTCCAGGAGGCGGTCGTGGACGTCATCACCAAGAAGGCGATGCTTGCCTGCCGCGAGCAGGGCATGAAGACCCTGCTGCTCGGCGGTGGCGTGGCGGCTAACTCGCGTCTGCGTGAGTTGCTTGCCGCCCGATGCGCCTCCGAGGGGGTGCGCCTAATCATCCCGAAGTTCACCCTGTGCACCGATAACGGCGCGATGGTTGCGGCACTGGGTGCCCGCCTGGTCGCCGCCGGCCGTGAGCCCTCGGGCGTGGACTTCACGACGGACTCCTCGCTGCCCGTGACCACCGTTTGTTTCTAA
- a CDS encoding glutamate--cysteine ligase: MIDFASSPQSTLGVEWEIALIDRESGELTQRASEVLSILRERRPELLKPASDRAHVTGEFLENTLEVVTGICRTVAEACRQLQDLADTLRDITDELGIEFYPAGTHPFSHWADQPVVAKERYQRVVERAQYWGRHMVIYGVHVHVGVDSRDKVLPLIDALTNYGPHLLALSCSSPYWDGIDTGYASHRTQLYQQLPTNGLPFHFDTWEQYSDYLESLVATDVINDPSEDRWDVRPVPRYGTIEMRYCDGLASLPDIAALVAFTQCLVEYFSRRIEAGESIEVLAPWHAQENKWRVARYGLEAKIVVSNEPVQRTLREDFELLLPKLEPVARDLDCEVELAQVRRILTEGTGADRQRAVFEKTGSLREVALDVAAQSRARALR, from the coding sequence ATGATCGACTTTGCTTCCTCCCCGCAGTCCACCCTCGGCGTGGAATGGGAGATTGCACTTATCGACCGTGAAAGCGGCGAACTGACCCAGCGCGCCAGCGAGGTGCTGTCCATCCTGCGCGAGCGCCGCCCCGAACTGCTCAAGCCCGCCTCCGACCGGGCGCATGTGACCGGCGAATTCCTGGAGAACACCCTCGAGGTGGTGACCGGCATCTGTCGCACCGTCGCTGAGGCGTGCCGTCAGCTGCAGGATTTGGCGGATACTCTGCGTGACATTACCGATGAGCTCGGCATTGAGTTCTACCCCGCCGGCACTCACCCCTTCTCCCATTGGGCTGACCAGCCGGTCGTGGCGAAGGAACGCTACCAGCGTGTGGTCGAGCGCGCCCAGTATTGGGGCCGCCACATGGTCATTTACGGTGTGCACGTGCACGTGGGCGTTGATTCTCGCGATAAGGTTCTGCCGCTCATTGACGCGCTGACCAACTACGGTCCGCACCTGCTGGCGCTTTCCTGTTCTTCCCCCTACTGGGATGGAATCGACACCGGTTACGCATCGCACCGCACCCAGCTCTACCAGCAGCTCCCGACGAACGGTCTGCCCTTCCACTTTGATACCTGGGAGCAGTACAGCGACTACCTGGAGTCGCTCGTGGCAACCGACGTGATTAACGACCCGAGCGAGGACCGTTGGGATGTTCGCCCGGTTCCGCGTTACGGCACCATTGAGATGCGCTATTGCGATGGCCTCGCCTCCCTGCCGGATATTGCCGCTCTGGTAGCGTTCACGCAGTGCCTGGTGGAGTACTTCTCCCGCCGTATTGAGGCGGGTGAAAGCATCGAGGTGCTCGCCCCCTGGCACGCACAGGAGAATAAGTGGCGCGTTGCCCGCTACGGCCTGGAAGCTAAGATCGTGGTCTCTAACGAGCCGGTGCAGCGCACCCTGCGTGAAGATTTTGAGCTGCTTCTGCCCAAGCTGGAGCCGGTGGCACGCGACCTTGACTGCGAGGTAGAGCTGGCGCAGGTACGCCGCATCCTCACCGAGGGCACGGGTGCGGATCGTCAGCGTGCGGTCTTTGAGAAGACCGGCTCTCTGCGTGAGGTGGCGCTGGATGTTGCCGCGCAGTCCCGTGCGCGAGCACTGCGCTAG
- a CDS encoding class I SAM-dependent methyltransferase translates to MPIPASLFTPAAKLPFSAEALAAADELYPLGSDTLSAVTSLRSRGFSPEESAQIISLAQARTRARAKFGERARTLMLTQEAAEQATRPVIAHYRAQRLRPVAGTVADLGCGIASDSAVYAAERGAVVAVELDPLTASFAAKNLEFCPQARVYSGDVTNYVHGELLDTAGEPVGIVWMDPARRELRGAKKAQTERLFNPEAFSPPFSFVLNLARTGVPMGVKLGPGFPHEGIPSPEDIASEANPNPRVEAEWIQSEGSLAELVLWFNSLAQEGVARTATSVREVSAEETDCNEGPAEGSAETSALLPPYEAVSFRSPLTAEEAEQSVDVPVSLPQPGEYLLEPAPAIVRSHLVAEFAQSIGAFLLDEHLAYLCSAEPVEHPLVACYEVLEEIPLQEKQLKRWVREQGFTALTIKKRGVDIVPEQLRARLLGSAGSKPSKKKQKKNANSSSGAQKGAQESSYRPATLVFTRIGSGRDSRRVGWHVRPLQPRQP, encoded by the coding sequence ATGCCTATTCCCGCATCCCTTTTTACTCCCGCCGCCAAGCTTCCATTCAGCGCCGAAGCGCTCGCGGCAGCCGATGAGCTCTACCCGCTGGGCTCGGACACACTCAGCGCCGTCACTTCTTTGCGTTCGCGCGGTTTTAGCCCCGAGGAGTCTGCACAGATTATCTCGCTGGCGCAAGCACGCACCCGTGCACGTGCCAAGTTCGGCGAGCGCGCCCGCACGCTCATGCTGACTCAGGAGGCTGCGGAGCAGGCGACCCGCCCGGTGATTGCGCACTATCGCGCTCAGCGTCTGCGCCCGGTTGCCGGCACGGTGGCTGATTTGGGGTGCGGTATCGCCTCGGATTCTGCCGTGTATGCGGCGGAGCGCGGTGCCGTGGTTGCGGTGGAGTTGGATCCGCTGACGGCTTCTTTTGCGGCGAAGAACCTTGAGTTTTGCCCGCAGGCGCGCGTGTATTCGGGGGATGTGACCAATTACGTGCACGGTGAACTTCTGGACACTGCCGGTGAGCCGGTGGGCATTGTGTGGATGGACCCGGCACGCCGCGAGTTGCGCGGTGCGAAGAAGGCTCAGACGGAGCGCCTTTTTAATCCGGAGGCGTTCTCTCCCCCGTTCTCGTTCGTTCTGAATCTGGCTCGTACAGGCGTGCCGATGGGCGTGAAGTTGGGTCCCGGTTTTCCGCATGAGGGCATCCCCTCACCCGAAGATATTGCGTCGGAGGCGAATCCTAACCCGCGCGTTGAGGCGGAGTGGATTCAGTCGGAGGGTTCCCTCGCCGAGTTGGTGCTCTGGTTTAACTCGCTGGCTCAGGAGGGGGTGGCTCGCACGGCAACCTCGGTGCGCGAAGTGTCCGCCGAAGAGACCGACTGCAACGAAGGCCCCGCCGAAGGTTCTGCCGAAACTAGTGCCCTACTGCCGCCCTATGAAGCGGTCAGCTTCCGTAGCCCCTTGACAGCGGAAGAGGCGGAGCAGAGCGTCGACGTTCCGGTATCCCTGCCGCAGCCCGGTGAGTACCTGCTGGAGCCTGCCCCGGCGATTGTGCGCTCGCATCTGGTTGCTGAGTTTGCGCAGAGTATTGGCGCGTTTCTATTGGATGAGCACCTGGCGTACCTGTGTTCTGCCGAGCCGGTGGAGCATCCGCTGGTTGCTTGCTACGAGGTGCTGGAGGAGATTCCCCTGCAGGAGAAGCAGTTGAAGCGCTGGGTGCGTGAGCAGGGCTTTACGGCGCTGACGATTAAGAAGCGTGGCGTGGATATTGTTCCGGAGCAGTTGCGTGCGCGTCTGCTGGGTTCTGCAGGCTCTAAGCCGTCCAAGAAGAAACAGAAAAAGAACGCTAATTCTTCTTCTGGTGCGCAGAAGGGTGCACAGGAATCTTCGTACCGTCCGGCAACGCTGGTCTTTACCCGCATCGGCTCGGGTAGGGATTCACGCCGCGTCGGCTGGCACGTGCGCCCGCTCCAACCTCGCCAGCCCTAA
- the groES gene encoding co-chaperone GroES, which produces MAIKPLEDRVVIKIEQAEQTTASGLVIPETAKEKPQEARVVAVGPGRVDEKGNRIPVDLKEGDVVVFSRYGGTEVKYQGEEYLILSARDVLAIVD; this is translated from the coding sequence ATGGCTATCAAGCCCCTGGAAGACCGCGTCGTTATCAAGATCGAGCAGGCTGAGCAGACCACCGCATCCGGTCTGGTCATCCCCGAAACTGCGAAGGAAAAGCCGCAGGAAGCACGCGTTGTCGCCGTTGGCCCGGGCCGCGTGGATGAGAAGGGCAACCGCATTCCCGTAGACCTCAAGGAAGGCGACGTTGTCGTGTTCTCCCGCTACGGTGGCACCGAGGTTAAGTACCAGGGCGAAGAGTACCTGATTCTCTCCGCACGCGACGTTCTGGCAATCGTCGACTAA
- the groL gene encoding chaperonin GroEL (60 kDa chaperone family; promotes refolding of misfolded polypeptides especially under stressful conditions; forms two stacked rings of heptamers to form a barrel-shaped 14mer; ends can be capped by GroES; misfolded proteins enter the barrel where they are refolded when GroES binds) has product MAKQLEFNDAARKSLQAGVDKLANAVKVTLGPRGRNVVLDKQWGAPVITNDGVSIAREIELDDPYENLGAQLAKEVATKTNDVAGDGTTTATVLAQALVNEGLRNVTSGAAPADVKRGIEAAVEAVSARLLENARPVQGPEVAHVAAISAQSEQIGELLARAFEKVGQDGVITIEDGSSTEIELDITEGMQFDKGYLSPSFVTDAERGEAVLENSLVLLYQGKISTIAEIMPVLEKIVQAKKPLTIIAEDVDGEALSALVVNKLRGTINVVALKAPGFGDRRKAIMQDLAILTGGTVVTGELGIDLPQVTLEHLGSARRVTVTKSHTTIVDGGGDPEAIEDRVQQLRREIERVDSEWDREKLKERLAKLAGGVGVIKVGAATEVEAKERKHRIEDAVSSTRAALEEGIVSGGGSALVHALKALDGMDLGNHDANVGVQIVRRALVQPLRWIAENAGEDGYVIVSKVSELPVGHGYNAKTGEYVDLIEAGVIDPVKVTRSALQNASSIAALVLTTETLVVEKPEETEED; this is encoded by the coding sequence ATGGCTAAGCAGCTTGAATTCAACGATGCCGCCCGCAAGTCCCTGCAGGCTGGCGTCGATAAGCTGGCAAACGCGGTCAAGGTAACCCTCGGCCCGCGCGGGCGCAACGTTGTGCTCGACAAGCAGTGGGGTGCACCCGTCATCACCAACGACGGCGTGTCCATTGCCCGCGAAATTGAACTGGACGACCCGTACGAGAACCTGGGCGCCCAGCTGGCGAAGGAAGTCGCCACCAAGACCAACGACGTTGCCGGTGACGGCACCACCACCGCAACCGTGCTCGCGCAGGCACTGGTCAATGAGGGCCTGCGCAATGTCACCAGCGGCGCGGCACCCGCCGACGTCAAGCGCGGCATCGAGGCGGCCGTGGAGGCTGTCTCCGCACGTCTGCTCGAGAACGCACGCCCCGTGCAGGGCCCCGAGGTGGCGCACGTTGCAGCTATCTCCGCCCAGTCCGAGCAGATTGGTGAGTTGCTGGCTCGCGCCTTCGAGAAGGTCGGCCAGGACGGCGTCATCACCATCGAGGACGGCTCCTCCACCGAAATTGAGCTGGACATCACCGAAGGTATGCAGTTCGATAAGGGCTACCTCTCGCCCTCCTTCGTCACCGACGCTGAGCGCGGCGAAGCAGTGCTGGAGAACAGCCTCGTGCTGCTCTACCAGGGCAAGATTTCCACCATCGCAGAAATCATGCCCGTGCTCGAGAAGATCGTCCAGGCGAAGAAGCCGCTGACCATCATCGCAGAAGACGTTGACGGTGAGGCGCTCTCCGCACTGGTCGTGAACAAGCTGCGCGGCACCATCAACGTGGTCGCTCTGAAGGCTCCCGGTTTCGGTGACCGCCGCAAGGCAATCATGCAGGATTTGGCAATTCTGACCGGCGGCACCGTCGTGACCGGTGAGCTCGGCATCGACCTGCCGCAGGTCACCCTGGAGCACCTGGGCTCGGCACGCCGCGTGACCGTCACCAAGTCCCACACCACCATCGTGGACGGCGGCGGCGACCCCGAGGCAATCGAGGACCGCGTGCAGCAGCTGCGCCGCGAAATTGAGCGCGTGGATTCCGAATGGGACCGCGAGAAGCTCAAGGAGCGCCTGGCTAAGCTCGCCGGCGGCGTGGGCGTCATCAAGGTCGGTGCCGCAACCGAGGTTGAGGCGAAGGAACGCAAGCACCGCATCGAGGACGCTGTGTCCTCCACCCGTGCCGCTCTGGAAGAGGGCATCGTCTCCGGTGGCGGTTCCGCACTGGTTCACGCGCTGAAGGCACTGGACGGCATGGACCTGGGCAACCACGACGCAAACGTGGGTGTACAGATCGTTCGCCGAGCCCTGGTTCAGCCGCTGCGCTGGATCGCTGAGAACGCTGGCGAAGACGGCTACGTCATCGTCTCCAAGGTCTCCGAGCTGCCCGTGGGTCATGGCTACAACGCCAAGACCGGCGAGTACGTGGACCTCATCGAAGCCGGCGTGATTGACCCGGTGAAGGTGACCCGTTCGGCCCTGCAGAACGCCTCCTCCATCGCGGCTCTGGTGCTGACCACCGAGACCCTGGTGGTTGAGAAGCCCGAAGAAACTGAAGAAGACTAA
- the guaB gene encoding IMP dehydrogenase → MTIPTALSEDPFGFTGLTYDDVLLLPGNTDVIPSDADTSTRLSKRITLNTPIISAAMDTVTDSAMAIAMARLGGMGVIHRNLSIEDQAAHVDRVKRSESGMIINPVTIGADATIAEYDEVCGYYKVSGLPVVSEEGVLEGIITNRDIRYISRSDYEGIRVRDIMTPMPLVTAHPSVTKDEAFALLSHNKIERLPLVDDAGKLAGLITLKDFVKTEQYPKATKDEDGRLRAGAAIGFFGDGYERAMTLVEAGVDALFVDTANGHSQGVLDMIARLKKDPAAAHVDVIGGQAATRLGAQAIIDAGADGVKVGVGPGSICTTRIIAGVGVPQVTAINESAKAAIPAGVPLIADGGMQHSGEIGKALVAGADSVMLGSLLAGTTESPGELIFMNGKQYKAYRGMGSLGAMQTRGRHKSFSKDRYFQADVSSEEKLIPEGIEGQVPFRGPLSAVIHQLEGGLRQTMFYVGSRTIEELKYKGQFVRITPAGLKESHPHDIMMTVEAPNYRG, encoded by the coding sequence ATGACCATTCCCACCGCTCTGTCCGAGGATCCCTTCGGCTTCACCGGCCTGACCTACGATGACGTGCTGTTGCTGCCCGGCAACACTGACGTTATCCCCTCCGATGCGGATACTTCCACCCGCCTGTCCAAGCGCATCACCCTGAACACCCCCATCATCTCCGCCGCAATGGACACCGTGACCGACTCCGCTATGGCAATTGCTATGGCACGTCTGGGCGGTATGGGCGTTATCCACCGCAACCTCTCCATCGAGGACCAGGCTGCACACGTGGACCGCGTCAAGCGCTCCGAGTCCGGCATGATTATCAACCCCGTCACCATTGGTGCTGACGCAACCATCGCCGAATACGACGAGGTCTGTGGCTACTACAAGGTCTCCGGTCTGCCCGTCGTCAGTGAAGAGGGCGTGCTGGAAGGTATCATCACCAACCGCGATATCCGCTACATCTCCCGCTCCGACTACGAGGGCATTCGCGTCCGCGACATCATGACCCCCATGCCGCTGGTCACCGCGCACCCCAGCGTCACCAAGGACGAAGCATTCGCGCTGCTGTCCCACAACAAGATTGAGCGTCTGCCCCTGGTCGACGACGCAGGCAAGCTCGCCGGTCTGATTACCCTGAAGGACTTCGTCAAGACTGAGCAGTACCCCAAGGCCACCAAGGACGAGGACGGCCGCCTGCGTGCCGGCGCCGCTATCGGCTTCTTCGGCGACGGCTACGAGCGCGCAATGACCCTGGTTGAGGCAGGCGTCGACGCACTGTTCGTGGACACCGCAAACGGCCACTCCCAGGGCGTGCTCGACATGATTGCCCGCCTGAAGAAGGACCCCGCCGCAGCACACGTGGACGTCATCGGTGGCCAGGCTGCAACCCGCCTGGGTGCACAGGCAATCATCGACGCCGGCGCTGACGGCGTGAAGGTCGGCGTTGGCCCCGGCTCCATCTGCACCACCCGCATTATCGCCGGTGTTGGCGTTCCCCAGGTGACCGCTATCAACGAGTCCGCTAAGGCAGCAATCCCGGCAGGTGTGCCGCTGATCGCTGACGGCGGTATGCAGCACTCCGGCGAGATCGGCAAGGCACTGGTTGCCGGCGCTGACTCCGTGATGCTCGGCTCCCTGCTGGCTGGTACCACCGAGTCTCCCGGTGAGCTGATCTTCATGAACGGTAAGCAGTACAAGGCATACCGCGGCATGGGTTCGCTCGGCGCAATGCAGACCCGCGGCCGCCACAAGTCCTTCTCCAAGGACCGCTACTTCCAGGCTGACGTCTCCAGCGAAGAGAAGCTGATTCCCGAGGGTATTGAGGGTCAGGTTCCCTTCCGCGGCCCGCTCTCCGCAGTGATTCACCAGCTCGAAGGTGGCCTGCGCCAGACCATGTTCTACGTCGGTTCCCGCACCATCGAGGAGCTCAAGTACAAGGGTCAGTTCGTGCGCATCACCCCCGCAGGTCTGAAGGAATCGCACCCGCACGACATCATGATGACCGTTGAGGCACCGAACTACCGCGGCTAA
- a CDS encoding GuaB3 family IMP dehydrogenase-related protein: MSEIQIGLSKNARPTYSLDDVALIPTRRTRDRRDVDTSWQIDAFKFDTPIIGAPMDSVMSPATAIALGKLGGLGVLNLEGLWTRYEDPQPLLDEIVELPEADPASATTRMQQIYSEPIKPELITARLEEIRDSGVVVAGSLSPQNTQEHYETVVKAGVELFVIRGASVSAEHISTSHEPLNLKKFIYELDVPVIVGGVAGYSQAKHLMRTGAAGVLVGFGGGSAQTTRQGLGISAPMATAIADVAAARSDYLDESGGRYVHVIADGSLGRSGDMVKALALGADAVMLGAPLARASEAPGQGWYWGNEAHSLDFPRGVRTPLGVVGSLEEVLYGPSHHVNGTSNIVGALKRAMANCGYLDLKKFQKADLTVVPAYRG; encoded by the coding sequence ATGTCTGAAATTCAGATTGGCCTCTCCAAGAACGCCCGCCCCACCTACTCCCTGGACGATGTGGCGCTGATTCCCACCCGCCGTACCCGCGACCGCCGCGACGTTGACACCTCCTGGCAGATTGACGCGTTCAAGTTCGACACCCCCATCATTGGTGCGCCCATGGACTCGGTCATGTCCCCGGCGACCGCCATTGCGCTGGGCAAACTGGGTGGCCTGGGCGTGCTGAACCTCGAGGGCCTGTGGACCCGCTACGAGGACCCGCAGCCGCTGCTCGACGAGATTGTTGAGTTGCCCGAGGCGGACCCCGCCTCCGCAACCACCCGCATGCAGCAGATTTATTCCGAGCCGATTAAGCCGGAACTGATCACTGCACGTCTGGAAGAGATTCGTGACTCCGGCGTGGTTGTTGCCGGCTCCCTGAGCCCGCAGAACACCCAGGAGCACTACGAGACCGTGGTGAAGGCTGGCGTTGAGCTGTTCGTCATCCGCGGTGCGTCCGTCTCTGCTGAGCACATTTCGACCTCGCACGAGCCGCTGAACCTGAAGAAGTTCATCTACGAGCTCGACGTTCCGGTCATCGTTGGTGGCGTGGCTGGCTACTCGCAGGCTAAGCACCTGATGCGTACCGGCGCGGCCGGTGTGCTGGTGGGCTTCGGCGGCGGTTCTGCACAGACCACCCGCCAGGGCCTGGGCATCTCCGCACCGATGGCAACCGCTATCGCCGACGTGGCTGCGGCACGTTCGGACTACCTGGATGAGTCTGGCGGCCGCTACGTGCACGTGATTGCTGATGGCTCCCTGGGCCGTTCCGGCGACATGGTGAAGGCTCTCGCACTGGGCGCTGACGCTGTCATGCTGGGTGCTCCGCTGGCTCGCGCATCCGAGGCTCCCGGCCAGGGCTGGTACTGGGGCAACGAGGCGCACTCGCTGGACTTCCCGCGCGGCGTGCGCACCCCGCTGGGTGTTGTCGGCTCCCTGGAGGAGGTCCTGTACGGTCCTTCGCACCACGTGAACGGCACCAGCAACATTGTCGGTGCGCTCAAGCGCGCAATGGCTAACTGCGGCTACCTGGACCTGAAGAAGTTCCAGAAGGCGGACCTGACCGTGGTCCCCGCGTACCGCGGCTAA